Proteins encoded together in one Glandiceps talaboti chromosome 11, keGlaTala1.1, whole genome shotgun sequence window:
- the LOC144442583 gene encoding centrosomal protein of 19 kDa-like, which yields MSIIPKQCGVRFDPPALVITYTNSDKKFHRRTMPIRNFTKRSGISRVADELIDNPRHKKYLENISRPQIEKLLRIIQEHLKGISLQESLAAIKQENTIDPDEDLNKVDDSTLRFKKKLMDETFEKNRRKPGDEDFEYDVDMDFHPAIETNEWDDDNDSDPEF from the coding sequence ATGTCAATCATACCCAAACAGTGTGGGGTAAGGTTTGACCCACCAGCGTTGGTTATTACATACACCAACTCAGACAAGAAATTCCATCGCCGCACAATGCCAATCAGAAACTTTACCAAAAGATCTGGTATCTCAAGAGTTGCTGATGAACTAATTGACAATCCAAGACACAAGAAATACTTGGAGAATATCAGTCGGCCTCAGATTGAGAAACTTTTACGGATTATTCAAGAGCATCTGAAAGGAATTAGTCTGCAAGAAAGTCTTGCTGCAATCAAACAGGAAAATACTATCGATCCTGACGAAGATCTCAACAAAGTTGATGATAGTACGCTTAGATTCAAGAAGAAATTAATGGATGAAACATTTGAAAAGAACAGAAGAAAACCAGGAGATGAAGATTTTGAGTATGATGTAGATATGGACTTTCATCCGGCCATAGAAACAAATGAATGGGATGATGACAATGATTCTGATCCCGAGTtttaa